The following are from one region of the Patescibacteria group bacterium genome:
- the aspS gene encoding aspartate--tRNA(Asn) ligase — MQRTLIKDIKDKVGETVLLSGWVDIRRDHGKLIFIDLRDTSGKVQMVVLPNHEEAHKVGSEARSEWVVEIEGVVNKRPERMINVDQLLGMMEIEVLNIKVLSKAEEMPFEKGADMNLDTYLNHLPLTLRDEKKKAIFKVQSNIIRAFRNFFTKQGFVEIQAPKIIGEDAEGGANSFSFDYFGHTAHLAQSPQFYKQIMVGVFEKVFSTGNVYRAEKHSTTRHLNEYTSLDIEMGFIKDHTDVMEIETKMLAYIFEELKKDSSEEFKLLGADIPDVPESIPSLKLREAQEIIKKEHGVDCGNEPDLEPQHERWIAEYVKREHNSDFIFITHFPLSKRPMYTYEDEKDPGYANGFDLLFKGIEITTGGQRIHEYDKLVSSIKNKGLDPEKFSFYLQAFKYGMPPHGGFGMGLERLTAKLLNLANVKEATLFPRDLNRIDSLLSE, encoded by the coding sequence ATGCAACGAACATTAATTAAAGATATTAAGGATAAAGTGGGGGAGACAGTCTTGCTTTCGGGTTGGGTGGATATAAGGCGCGACCACGGCAAGCTTATATTTATAGATCTTCGCGATACCTCGGGCAAGGTGCAAATGGTTGTTTTGCCTAATCATGAAGAGGCGCACAAGGTGGGAAGCGAAGCTCGCTCAGAGTGGGTGGTGGAGATAGAAGGTGTAGTAAATAAAAGACCGGAGAGAATGATAAACGTTGATCAGCTTTTGGGTATGATGGAGATAGAGGTTTTAAATATCAAGGTACTGTCAAAAGCGGAAGAGATGCCTTTTGAGAAAGGGGCCGATATGAACTTGGATACCTACTTAAATCATCTTCCTCTTACGCTTCGTGACGAAAAGAAAAAAGCTATTTTCAAAGTGCAGTCTAATATAATAAGAGCCTTTAGAAATTTTTTTACAAAACAGGGTTTTGTGGAGATACAGGCCCCTAAGATAATAGGGGAAGACGCTGAGGGTGGAGCGAATTCTTTCAGTTTTGACTACTTTGGTCATACGGCTCACTTGGCGCAAAGTCCTCAATTCTATAAGCAGATAATGGTGGGTGTGTTTGAGAAAGTCTTTTCAACCGGAAATGTGTATAGAGCGGAGAAGCATAGCACCACGCGTCACTTAAATGAATACACTAGCTTAGACATAGAGATGGGCTTTATAAAAGACCATACTGACGTGATGGAGATAGAGACAAAAATGCTCGCATACATTTTTGAAGAGTTAAAGAAAGATAGTAGTGAGGAGTTTAAATTGCTGGGGGCGGATATTCCAGATGTGCCTGAAAGTATCCCTTCTCTCAAGCTAAGAGAAGCGCAAGAGATAATTAAGAAAGAGCACGGAGTGGATTGTGGAAATGAGCCTGACTTAGAACCTCAACACGAAAGATGGATTGCCGAGTATGTCAAAAGAGAGCATAATTCGGATTTTATCTTCATAACTCATTTTCCTCTATCAAAAAGACCGATGTATACTTATGAAGATGAGAAAGACCCTGGCTATGCAAACGGTTTTGATCTCTTGTTTAAAGGGATAGAGATAACGACTGGTGGACAGCGTATCCATGAATACGACAAGCTCGTTTCTTCTATAAAAAACAAAGGATTAGATCCTGAGAAGTTTAGCTTTTATCTACAGGCTTTCAAGTACGGCATGCCTCCGCATGGCGGCTTTGGTATGGGGCTTGAGAGGCTGACGGCCAAGCTCTTAAACTTGGCTAATGTTAAGGAGGCAACCCTCTTCCCTCGAGATTTAAACAGGATAGATTCTCTTCTTTCTGAATAG
- a CDS encoding segregation/condensation protein A: protein MDENIGQPYKVKAGEFEGPFELLLELIEERKLSINEISLTDVADKYLEYIKNLKDFPIDEAVGFLHVASTLMLMKSRSLLPSLKLTEEEEESISDLEERLVVYRRIKLLGQNIKDRFGKNVLCNREPFSGIQPEFVEPVGIETATLFEAMKKVLVSLPIREIIPEAAIKKAISLEEKIRDIVSRIEDGIKMSFHDFNKEGQEKGEVIVNFLAVLELVKRGLVLVDQENNFGNIDIMKA from the coding sequence ATGGACGAAAATATAGGTCAACCTTATAAGGTAAAAGCAGGGGAGTTTGAGGGGCCCTTTGAGCTTCTCTTGGAGCTTATTGAAGAGAGGAAATTATCTATAAATGAGATTTCTCTTACTGACGTTGCCGATAAGTATCTTGAGTATATTAAGAATCTAAAAGATTTTCCTATAGATGAGGCGGTCGGCTTCTTACATGTGGCTTCGACTCTTATGCTTATGAAGTCGCGCTCTCTCTTGCCTAGCCTTAAGCTGACTGAAGAGGAGGAAGAGAGTATCAGCGACCTTGAGGAGAGGCTTGTAGTCTACCGAAGGATAAAATTACTAGGACAGAATATTAAAGATAGATTTGGGAAAAATGTTCTCTGTAACAGGGAACCTTTCTCAGGCATACAACCGGAGTTTGTAGAGCCGGTTGGTATTGAGACTGCCACTTTGTTTGAGGCGATGAAAAAAGTTTTAGTAAGTCTGCCTATTAGAGAGATAATCCCTGAAGCGGCCATCAAGAAGGCTATCAGCTTGGAAGAGAAGATAAGGGACATAGTTTCAAGGATAGAGGACGGAATAAAGATGAGTTTCCATGATTTTAACAAAGAAGGGCAAGAGAAGGGAGAGGTGATAGTGAATTTTCTTGCAGTGCTTGAACTTGTGAAGCGAGGGTTGGTGCTGGTGGATCAGGAAAATAATTTTGGAAATATTGATATTATGAAAGCGTAG
- a CDS encoding serine hydrolase — protein MKRIHKIIIIIIAVALLFALLFLLLPARKISDDIAYRAEKADPFASISIEAKAVYVFDIVKGEPIFELNKNAQLPLASIVKVMTALVASGEALPGTIVEISGEAIQEVGDDNLLVGERWRLSDILDFTVVKSSNDGASALAQTVSAFSFGGDKESFINKMNELAKEIGLEQTYFLNETGLDVNRNISGAYGSAEDVAKLFVYVLKNNPKILDATQYSTLEVSSKEMKHNIVNSNRLTASVSGILASKTGYTDLAGGNLAVIFDAGFMHPVVAVVLGSSQEGRFEDMEKIMEATLTRLK, from the coding sequence ATGAAACGAATTCATAAGATAATAATTATAATTATTGCTGTAGCGCTCTTGTTTGCGTTGTTGTTTCTTCTCTTGCCGGCGCGTAAAATAAGCGACGACATAGCTTATCGCGCAGAGAAAGCAGATCCGTTTGCGAGTATAAGTATTGAGGCGAAGGCGGTGTATGTCTTTGATATTGTAAAAGGCGAACCGATTTTTGAATTAAATAAGAATGCCCAACTCCCGCTCGCTTCTATAGTGAAGGTGATGACGGCTTTAGTAGCTTCAGGCGAAGCTCTGCCGGGTACTATTGTAGAGATAAGTGGAGAGGCAATACAAGAAGTAGGGGATGATAACTTGTTAGTCGGTGAGAGGTGGCGACTCTCTGATATTTTGGATTTTACTGTTGTTAAGTCGTCAAACGATGGCGCTTCGGCATTGGCTCAGACAGTAAGCGCTTTCTCTTTCGGCGGGGATAAAGAAAGTTTTATAAATAAGATGAACGAGCTTGCCAAGGAGATCGGCTTGGAGCAGACATACTTTCTTAATGAGACAGGCCTTGATGTGAATAGAAACATTTCCGGCGCTTATGGTTCGGCTGAAGATGTGGCGAAGCTCTTTGTCTATGTGTTGAAAAATAATCCCAAGATATTAGACGCGACACAATACTCTACACTTGAAGTCAGCTCTAAAGAGATGAAGCACAACATAGTAAACAGTAATAGATTAACCGCTTCTGTCTCAGGTATACTGGCTTCAAAGACGGGTTATACAGATTTGGCAGGAGGGAACTTAGCGGTCATTTTTGATGCCGGATTTATGCATCCGGTGGTGGCGGTAGTCCTTGGTTCTTCTCAAGAGGGGAGGTTTGAAGATATGGAAAAAATAATGGAGGCCACTCTCACACGCCTCAAATAA
- the gltX gene encoding glutamate--tRNA ligase, whose amino-acid sequence MDNKKSQEKIVTRFAPSPTGPVHLGSARTALFNYLFSKQNKGKMILRIEDTDPVRSKLEYEKDIIDGLDWLGIKYDEFYRQSERKEVYKRYLKKMVEEGTAYISKEEPKEEGQRSEVIRFKNPNIKIKFNDLIRGEIEFDTTELGDFVVARDMESPLYHLAVAVDDFEMGVTHIIRGDDGISNTPRQILIQGAIGAMRPIYAHIPLILGPDKSKLSKRHGAVSVNKYREEGYIAEAIVNFLALLGWSPQGKDGTNEEVFYMDELIKKFDINKVQKSGAVFNIDKLNWINKQYIRNAPLDNLADVLFDFLSDDLKKEAEEKPDLWKRVTALEIERIEKFSDIKDSVDYFFQAPDYEKEMLNWKDEKDINKTKSHLEYIVKILCDIKDSDFSKESIKDLIWGYADKEGRGNVLWPFRVALSGRQKSPDPFILSEVLGKEETVKRLKNAIGKI is encoded by the coding sequence ATGGATAATAAAAAAAGTCAAGAAAAAATTGTAACTCGTTTTGCGCCGAGTCCGACAGGGCCGGTGCATTTGGGAAGCGCCAGGACAGCGTTGTTTAATTATCTTTTTTCAAAACAAAATAAAGGGAAAATGATTCTTAGGATTGAAGATACCGACCCAGTGAGATCCAAGCTGGAATATGAAAAAGACATAATAGACGGTCTTGATTGGCTTGGAATAAAGTATGATGAGTTTTATCGTCAGTCTGAGAGAAAGGAAGTTTATAAAAGATATCTTAAGAAAATGGTAGAAGAGGGGACGGCTTACATTTCTAAAGAGGAGCCAAAAGAAGAAGGTCAAAGGAGCGAGGTGATAAGATTTAAGAATCCTAATATAAAAATAAAATTCAATGATTTGATAAGAGGCGAGATAGAATTTGACACAACAGAGCTCGGGGATTTTGTTGTGGCAAGAGACATGGAAAGCCCTCTTTATCATCTGGCGGTCGCTGTCGATGATTTTGAAATGGGTGTGACGCATATAATCCGCGGAGATGACGGTATCTCTAATACGCCTCGTCAGATCCTTATCCAAGGCGCCATAGGCGCTATGAGGCCTATATATGCGCATATACCGCTTATATTGGGCCCTGATAAGTCTAAATTGTCAAAACGGCACGGTGCAGTTTCCGTGAATAAATATAGAGAAGAGGGGTATATCGCGGAAGCAATCGTAAATTTCCTCGCTTTATTGGGGTGGTCTCCTCAGGGGAAGGATGGAACAAATGAAGAGGTCTTTTACATGGATGAGCTTATTAAAAAATTTGATATAAATAAAGTTCAGAAAAGCGGAGCGGTGTTTAACATTGATAAATTAAATTGGATAAATAAGCAGTATATAAGAAATGCCCCGTTAGATAATCTGGCGGATGTTTTATTTGACTTCTTGTCTGATGATTTAAAAAAAGAAGCTGAAGAAAAGCCTGATTTATGGAAAAGGGTTACAGCGCTTGAAATTGAAAGGATAGAGAAATTTAGCGATATTAAAGATTCGGTGGATTATTTTTTTCAAGCGCCCGATTACGAAAAAGAAATGCTTAACTGGAAAGACGAAAAGGATATAAATAAAACAAAATCTCATTTAGAATATATTGTTAAAATATTGTGCGACATTAAAGATAGTGATTTTAGTAAAGAGTCTATAAAGGATCTTATTTGGGGTTACGCCGATAAAGAAGGAAGGGGTAATGTCTTATGGCCTTTTCGTGTTGCTTTGTCCGGCAGGCAAAAATCACCTGACCCGTTCATCTTAAGTGAAGTGTTGGGAAAAGAAGAAACTGTTAAACGTCTTAAAAATGCTATTGGGAAAATATAA
- a CDS encoding putative lipid II flippase FtsW produces MTRKKYDKVFLASFLFLVLGGFLIFSSSAMGLLARDGASFYKILIKQFVVGFLAGGGALLLAYKIDYRNWKRFAIFIFVFSFLVSLLVFVPQLGFKHGGARRWIDLGFTSFQPSEFLKLGFIIYFSSWLSNHKKEIDSLKSGLIPFLLMVGSVGLLLAAEPDIGTLLVIVMSSVSIFYISGASIKQILIFILVGLASFVALVFTKPYLMNRMMVFLNLSNDIQGIGYQLKQSLIAVGSGGLYGRGFGMSIQKFKYLPEPIGDSIFSVTAEEFGFLGSIILIGAFLFFLYRGLLIASRAPDIFGRLLSAGIIILIVGQSFVNIGAMIGILPLTGLPLIFVSQGSSAFIFAMIEVGILLNISKHTSR; encoded by the coding sequence ATGACACGGAAAAAATATGATAAGGTTTTTTTAGCATCTTTTTTATTTTTAGTCTTAGGCGGATTTTTAATTTTTTCCTCATCGGCGATGGGTCTTCTTGCAAGAGACGGCGCTTCTTTTTATAAAATACTTATAAAACAGTTTGTAGTAGGATTTTTGGCCGGAGGCGGAGCTCTTCTTTTAGCTTATAAAATAGATTATAGGAATTGGAAAAGATTTGCCATATTTATTTTTGTATTTTCATTTTTAGTTTCTCTTTTGGTTTTTGTTCCTCAGCTTGGGTTTAAGCATGGCGGCGCAAGAAGGTGGATTGATTTGGGTTTTACTTCATTTCAGCCGTCGGAATTTTTGAAACTTGGATTTATAATATATTTCTCATCTTGGCTTTCTAATCATAAAAAGGAAATTGATTCTTTGAAGTCCGGGTTGATACCTTTTTTACTGATGGTCGGGTCAGTCGGGCTTCTTTTGGCGGCTGAGCCTGACATAGGAACTCTTCTTGTAATTGTTATGTCGAGCGTTTCTATTTTTTATATAAGCGGAGCGAGTATAAAACAGATTCTCATTTTTATTCTTGTCGGGCTTGCTTCTTTTGTGGCGCTTGTTTTCACGAAGCCATACCTTATGAATAGGATGATGGTCTTTTTGAATCTATCTAATGACATTCAAGGGATCGGCTATCAGCTAAAACAATCTCTTATTGCTGTCGGTTCAGGCGGTTTATATGGAAGGGGATTTGGAATGAGTATTCAGAAATTTAAGTATCTTCCCGAGCCGATTGGTGATTCTATTTTTTCAGTGACGGCTGAAGAGTTTGGATTTTTAGGCTCGATTATTTTAATAGGCGCGTTTCTTTTTTTCTTATATAGAGGTCTTTTGATCGCATCTCGCGCGCCTGATATATTTGGGAGGCTTCTTTCGGCAGGAATTATAATTTTAATAGTAGGCCAGTCTTTTGTGAATATAGGGGCCATGATAGGGATACTTCCTCTTACCGGGCTACCTCTTATCTTCGTCTCTCAGGGTTCTTCCGCCTTTATATTTGCGATGATTGAAGTGGGGATATTGCTCAATATCTCAAAACATACTTCACGTTAG
- a CDS encoding amidohydrolase family protein yields MAYYSILIKNGTVFDGKGNTGVKTDIGISGDEIKKIGNLSGATADEVINAEGKYVCPGFIDTTAHSDTHFTLFSSPRQESFFRQGVTTIVGGNCGSSLAPLLSKDATESLAKWTDISKINVNWRTVGEMLNELDNHRLGVNFCTLAGFDTLYKSIVGESIEINDDILKQLKLVLRNSIKEGAFGLSASLSAESISQIGDDNFIEILKEAEDRGALVKHHLEDEGKNILPSLSKVLHLARNSGARTQISHFKALGRSAWSVWPQSLEMIRTAREDGVDIICDFFPYTRTGSSLFDFLPLWIKKEGREKILKILRAHDSNERKDLLTYLKSLTLHYDRITIASTLHDFSSVGKTIESLALESGLSGEEVILNLLEVNNLHVSIFSEVISEKNIEDLAKEDYSMVASDGVGYDVSSNTSEIMKDLAHPRSFGAFPRFLNTFAKKGIISWEQAIYKMTALPAKALGLKDRGAIAKGNYADIVIFDPEEIEDQSTYDAPYRLPLGIERVLINGKSSFEMAGRVLRYR; encoded by the coding sequence ATGGCTTACTATTCTATCTTGATAAAAAATGGCACAGTCTTTGATGGAAAGGGAAATACCGGTGTTAAGACAGATATTGGCATTTCCGGTGACGAGATAAAAAAAATAGGCAACTTGTCTGGCGCTACAGCCGATGAGGTTATAAATGCCGAGGGTAAATATGTTTGCCCTGGTTTTATTGATACAACCGCTCATTCAGATACTCATTTTACGCTTTTTTCTTCGCCAAGGCAGGAAAGCTTTTTTCGGCAAGGCGTGACAACAATTGTCGGAGGCAATTGCGGGTCGTCTCTCGCGCCTCTTTTGTCTAAAGATGCGACAGAGAGCTTGGCTAAATGGACGGACATATCAAAGATTAATGTTAACTGGCGCACGGTTGGCGAGATGCTTAATGAACTTGATAATCACAGACTGGGAGTTAATTTTTGCACTTTAGCGGGTTTTGATACTTTATATAAATCTATTGTAGGAGAATCAATAGAGATTAATGACGATATATTAAAGCAGTTAAAGCTAGTCTTGAGAAATTCTATTAAAGAAGGGGCTTTTGGCTTATCTGCTTCTTTGAGCGCCGAGAGTATTAGTCAGATCGGAGATGATAATTTTATTGAGATATTGAAAGAAGCGGAGGATCGCGGCGCTTTAGTTAAACATCATCTTGAAGATGAGGGTAAGAACATTTTACCGTCTCTTTCAAAAGTGCTTCATTTGGCTCGTAATTCCGGAGCAAGGACGCAGATTTCTCATTTTAAGGCATTAGGGAGGAGTGCTTGGAGTGTCTGGCCGCAGAGCCTTGAGATGATTAGGACTGCCAGAGAAGACGGGGTGGATATAATATGCGATTTTTTCCCTTACACGCGTACAGGTTCAAGTTTATTTGATTTTTTGCCTCTTTGGATCAAGAAAGAGGGGAGAGAAAAAATTTTAAAAATTTTAAGAGCTCATGATTCAAACGAAAGGAAGGATTTGCTGACTTACTTAAAGAGCCTTACTTTGCATTATGACAGAATAACTATAGCTTCAACCTTGCATGATTTTTCAAGCGTTGGTAAAACCATAGAGAGTCTCGCTTTAGAATCCGGCTTAAGCGGGGAGGAAGTTATATTGAATCTTTTGGAGGTGAATAATCTCCATGTGTCTATATTTAGTGAAGTAATAAGCGAGAAAAATATAGAGGATTTGGCAAAAGAAGATTATTCAATGGTTGCCTCAGACGGAGTTGGCTATGATGTTTCAAGTAACACTTCAGAAATAATGAAAGACCTTGCGCATCCGAGATCTTTTGGCGCTTTTCCGCGATTTTTAAACACTTTTGCCAAAAAGGGGATTATCAGTTGGGAGCAGGCTATATATAAGATGACGGCTCTGCCGGCTAAAGCCTTAGGGCTTAAGGACAGAGGAGCTATCGCTAAAGGAAATTATGCTGATATTGTCATATTTGATCCGGAAGAGATAGAGGATCAATCTACTTATGATGCTCCTTATCGCTTGCCTCTTGGCATAGAGAGAGTGCTTATAAACGGCAAGTCGTCTTTTGAGATGGCAGGCAGGGTTTTAAGGTATAGATAA
- the scpB gene encoding SMC-Scp complex subunit ScpB has product MNLENKIEAILFMKGEPQSIKSLASLLKLTEAEAGEAVLKLAESLKSQGRGIRLLRKDDSVMLATSPEAADVVREMAKEEYDSKLSPAAVETLAIIAYKGPIIKAEIDYIRGVNSGFILRNLLIRGLIERVTNPSDRRAFLYRPSFELLQFLGVDNAGDLPEHKEFNEKMDESVAGMHEVEKKMDETFKELEEDLANTGININETNS; this is encoded by the coding sequence ATGAATTTAGAAAATAAAATCGAAGCAATACTTTTCATGAAGGGGGAGCCCCAGAGTATTAAAAGTTTAGCGAGTCTTCTGAAGTTAACGGAAGCTGAGGCAGGGGAGGCGGTCTTGAAACTCGCAGAAAGCTTGAAATCCCAAGGAAGAGGGATTAGGCTCTTAAGGAAGGACGATTCGGTAATGCTTGCCACTTCGCCGGAGGCGGCAGATGTGGTAAGAGAGATGGCAAAAGAGGAGTATGACTCTAAACTCTCGCCAGCGGCTGTTGAAACGCTTGCGATTATCGCGTATAAAGGACCTATCATAAAGGCGGAGATAGACTATATAAGAGGAGTTAATTCCGGCTTTATATTGAGAAATCTCTTGATAAGGGGGCTTATTGAGAGAGTGACAAACCCTAGTGACCGCAGGGCTTTCTTGTATCGGCCAAGTTTTGAACTATTGCAGTTTCTTGGAGTTGATAACGCGGGTGATCTGCCGGAGCATAAAGAATTCAACGAAAAGATGGATGAATCTGTCGCCGGTATGCATGAAGTGGAAAAGAAAATGGACGAAACATTTAAAGAGCTTGAAGAGGATTTGGCTAACACCGGTATAAATATAAATGAAACGAATTCATAA
- the murG gene encoding undecaprenyldiphospho-muramoylpentapeptide beta-N-acetylglucosaminyltransferase encodes MKIVLTGGGTGGHFYPLIAVAEELNKIIDEEKLINTKLIYMSDDPYDKRLLDEKDIKFRKISAGKIRRYFSLLNIIDFFKIIFGTLKAMWNIYTDFPDVVFGKGGYASFPVLFSARFFRIPVVIHESDAVPGRVNKWASKFARRVAISFSESINYFPEKTRKKIAVVGNPVRENLVRLPKEGFSEFLELDKSVPVVFILGGSQGAQKINDIVVDMASELAAKYQVIHQCGKNNFKEVEGRAAVALEKSPFKNRYRVFGFLNESAMKMAAAASDIIISRAGSSAIFEIAAWGKPSILIPLSGSAQDHQRENAYAFARTGASEVIEEKNLSPHILLSEIGRILSQKDQLEDIKHKANQFYKPEAGRQIAREIINLALEHA; translated from the coding sequence ATGAAAATCGTTCTTACCGGAGGCGGAACAGGCGGTCATTTTTACCCGCTTATAGCTGTTGCCGAGGAATTAAACAAGATAATAGACGAAGAAAAGCTTATTAATACAAAACTTATTTATATGTCCGATGATCCTTATGACAAGAGATTGCTTGATGAAAAAGATATTAAGTTTAGAAAAATAAGCGCAGGGAAGATTCGCCGTTATTTTTCTTTGCTCAATATAATAGATTTCTTTAAGATTATTTTTGGCACTCTAAAAGCAATGTGGAATATCTATACTGATTTTCCTGATGTCGTGTTTGGGAAAGGAGGGTATGCCAGTTTTCCTGTGCTTTTTTCGGCAAGATTCTTCAGAATTCCTGTTGTTATACATGAGTCTGATGCGGTGCCGGGAAGAGTGAATAAGTGGGCTTCAAAGTTTGCCAGAAGAGTAGCAATCTCTTTTTCTGAATCAATAAATTATTTTCCTGAGAAGACAAGGAAGAAGATAGCGGTTGTTGGAAATCCGGTCAGGGAAAATCTTGTTCGCCTGCCTAAAGAAGGATTTAGTGAATTTCTAGAGCTTGATAAGAGTGTACCGGTCGTCTTCATCTTAGGCGGTTCGCAAGGGGCGCAGAAGATAAATGATATTGTCGTTGATATGGCAAGCGAGTTAGCCGCTAAATATCAGGTTATCCACCAGTGCGGAAAAAATAATTTTAAAGAAGTTGAAGGAAGAGCGGCTGTAGCCCTTGAAAAGTCTCCTTTTAAAAACAGATATCGCGTTTTTGGATTTCTAAATGAGTCGGCCATGAAGATGGCCGCCGCCGCTTCAGATATTATTATCTCACGAGCCGGATCATCGGCGATATTTGAAATTGCCGCATGGGGAAAACCAAGTATACTTATCCCTCTCTCCGGTTCGGCGCAAGACCACCAAAGAGAAAATGCTTATGCTTTTGCCAGGACAGGCGCATCGGAAGTGATTGAAGAAAAGAATTTATCCCCGCATATATTGCTTTCTGAGATAGGCAGGATTTTGTCTCAGAAAGATCAATTGGAGGATATTAAACATAAGGCCAATCAGTTTTATAAGCCTGAGGCGGGACGCCAAATTGCAAGGGAGATAATCAACCTTGCGCTTGAACATGCATAG
- a CDS encoding ABC transporter ATP-binding protein/permease, with product MTENKKRTKNNKKFYAGFIVTLRYLAEYKNDIILLSVLGVISALANGAVPYLVGRLFDAIISPGVIFVGTSIEMPFWLFFVIIWGIAQFIANFVDWRSGIRSNEISTNMHSGYVIKGFNRLLELPMSFHKEHKVGEVGEKINRAANAFFDMTYSVIITLAPQFLSIFIAFAIALYLNYILAGVMFFGVVAYVVVMLNAAPPIAVLSRKMNKTYGRVYGDSYDAIFNAQAIKQATAENYEQRNITNRFKNQAGRLYINMMRGWQGLTFYQRVIVMFTQLTVFVLSTAFIQNGSMTIGELVMFNGYAMMFFGPFVVLGNNWQVVQNGLTAIEQAEKILSTPAENYEPENAVILDDIKGEVEFKDVYFSYDKKGKYVLNDINIKVNPGEVVALVGESGVGKSTLIDLISGYHFADKGKVLIDGHNVKQFNLKFLRSKIGVVPQEVVLFNEAIKVNIKYGSFGASLRDVKRAAEDAHCTSFIEKFPKKWDQVVGERGVKLSVGQKQRVAIARAILRDPKILILDEPTSALDAKSEKIIQESLERLMKGKTTFIIAHRLSTVRKADKIIVFEKGRIVEMGKHDELIKKENGVYRNLHEFQVGLND from the coding sequence GTGACGGAAAATAAAAAACGAACAAAAAATAATAAAAAATTTTACGCGGGGTTTATAGTCACTTTGCGTTACTTGGCTGAGTATAAGAATGATATAATCTTACTTTCTGTTCTCGGTGTAATCTCCGCGCTTGCCAACGGAGCAGTGCCTTACTTAGTGGGGCGTCTCTTTGATGCAATCATCTCTCCGGGGGTAATCTTTGTCGGCACCTCAATAGAGATGCCCTTCTGGCTCTTCTTTGTAATTATATGGGGAATAGCTCAGTTTATTGCTAATTTTGTCGACTGGAGGAGCGGTATAAGAAGCAATGAAATAAGTACCAACATGCATAGCGGTTATGTTATTAAGGGATTTAATCGTTTGCTGGAGTTACCGATGTCTTTCCATAAAGAACATAAGGTTGGTGAAGTTGGGGAGAAGATAAACAGAGCAGCTAATGCTTTTTTTGATATGACATATAGTGTGATCATTACTCTTGCTCCTCAGTTCTTGAGTATCTTTATCGCTTTTGCGATAGCGCTGTATCTAAATTATATCCTTGCTGGTGTGATGTTCTTCGGGGTCGTCGCCTATGTAGTAGTTATGCTAAATGCAGCCCCGCCAATCGCTGTTCTCTCTAGGAAAATGAATAAAACTTATGGCAGGGTTTACGGTGATTCTTACGATGCCATATTTAATGCTCAGGCTATCAAGCAGGCAACAGCTGAGAACTATGAACAAAGAAATATAACCAATAGATTTAAGAATCAAGCTGGTCGACTTTATATTAATATGATGCGCGGTTGGCAGGGGCTGACTTTCTACCAGAGAGTGATTGTCATGTTCACTCAACTCACAGTTTTTGTGTTATCGACCGCCTTTATTCAGAACGGGTCTATGACTATAGGAGAGCTCGTGATGTTTAATGGATACGCCATGATGTTTTTCGGGCCTTTTGTGGTGTTGGGAAATAATTGGCAAGTGGTGCAGAATGGATTGACTGCTATTGAACAGGCTGAAAAAATATTATCCACTCCTGCTGAAAATTATGAACCTGAAAATGCGGTGATACTTGATGACATAAAAGGCGAGGTTGAGTTTAAGGATGTCTATTTCTCCTACGATAAGAAAGGAAAGTATGTCTTGAATGATATAAATATCAAAGTGAACCCCGGGGAGGTGGTGGCGCTTGTCGGCGAGTCGGGTGTGGGGAAGAGTACCCTTATAGACCTTATCTCCGGATATCATTTTGCGGATAAAGGGAAAGTGTTGATAGACGGTCATAATGTGAAGCAGTTTAACTTGAAGTTCCTCCGCTCCAAGATAGGGGTGGTGCCTCAAGAGGTAGTCCTCTTCAACGAAGCGATAAAGGTGAATATTAAGTACGGCAGTTTCGGCGCTTCTCTTCGTGATGTGAAGAGGGCGGCGGAAGATGCTCACTGCACCAGCTTCATTGAAAAATTCCCCAAGAAGTGGGACCAGGTTGTGGGGGAGCGCGGAGTGAAGCTCTCCGTGGGGCAGAAGCAGAGGGTGGCTATTGCCCGAGCGATACTCCGTGACCCGAAGATTTTAATCCTTGATGAGCCGACCTCCGCGCTTGACGCCAAGTCGGAGAAGATCATCCAAGAGTCCCTAGAGAGACTGATGAAAGGGAAGACAACCTTCATTATCGCCCACAGGCTAAGCACGGTAAGAAAGGCGGATAAGATTATCGTCTTTGAGAAAGGCCGGATTGTGGAAATGGGCAAACACGATGAGCTTATAAAAAAAGAAAATGGTGTGTATCGGAACCTTCATGAATTCCAAGTGGGGCTGAATGATTAA